Proteins encoded by one window of Acidobacteriota bacterium:
- a CDS encoding ECF-type sigma factor has protein sequence MPRLIDELKGLARRQLVDAPADFTLSPTAMVNEAYLRLVGSPLSGFSGRGQFFALAARVLRGVLVDHLRARSSAKRGGDAVRLPPELLGAVPEPTMLDPEKVLTLHAALRRLEEIDPRRGRVVELRYFAGLTIPEIAVELEVSVPTVERDWRVARRWLASDLAGRR, from the coding sequence ATGCCGAGGTTGATCGACGAGCTCAAGGGGTTGGCCCGGCGACAGCTCGTCGATGCGCCGGCGGACTTCACCCTCAGTCCGACGGCGATGGTGAACGAGGCCTACCTTCGTCTGGTGGGCTCACCGCTTAGCGGCTTTTCGGGGCGCGGTCAGTTCTTTGCTTTGGCGGCTCGGGTGTTGCGAGGTGTGCTGGTGGATCACCTGCGGGCTCGATCGTCTGCCAAGCGCGGCGGCGACGCCGTGCGCCTGCCGCCGGAGCTGCTGGGGGCGGTGCCGGAACCGACGATGCTCGACCCTGAGAAGGTGCTCACGTTGCACGCTGCCCTGCGCCGCCTCGAGGAGATCGATCCGCGGCGCGGACGGGTGGTGGAGCTGCGCTACTTCGCTGGCTTGACGATCCCGGAGATCGCCGTCGAGCTGGAGGTGTCGGTACCGACCGTCGAACGCGATTGGCGAGTCGCGCGGCGTTGGCTAGCGAGCGATCTGGCGGGTCGCCGATGA
- a CDS encoding tetratricopeptide repeat protein, with protein MVSDRTVDLWSRAADVLGRALELPAAEREAYLSEACGDDQALRREVERLLRIDTSVADAYDRPLFDFRAVPVAQDPDHIAGFEITAKIGEGGMSTVFRGAAIGTEDPRPVAIKVLRQGMATDDLVQRFRREGAILAALRHPHIVALRGGGMLEDGRPYLVMPFIEGQPVDVACRSLDLDQRLRLFVRICDAVQYAHRNLVVHRDLKPSNILVTANGEPQLLDFGISKLLDPTTDRAVTRTRADLRMLTPAYAAPEQIAGGPLSTACDVYALGTLLYELITDRRPFADESLEEPSEGALLMAKCERDPVRPSDRVPAARRAERRRLRGDLDAIVLQAMERDPEDRYPSVQQLADDLRRSLDHRPVRARPARWTYRAGKFLTRHRLAIALAALVCVVLGAVALERERQRSRAEQAVQRSERVKGFLITLLEEAEPHQGSGLDVPLRQVLAGSSRRLTDLADEPAVQTELMQLLGSIYLGLNEPELASPLLEEGWATRRAAFGANHPSTAESHCALGRRDLLTGELDHAEQRLRQAIAGLRQSSPKHRTELAYCLNELANVHERRSDLEAANEAYREAFDLASRELGPDDKQTLTYGINRAHLLTQRDRHDSAESLLLEMIDQLEGASIGTVMHGLALSNLAVLRFENGRREGAEKSFREALEIYRRVLGPSHPKTLVALANLSTVLRDAGDFEEARGLLEERLELAGAGAGEASPAVADALEDLGAFEQRRGRLEAAREHLTRSLELYRQHHGDDHLSVARTANSLGSVLLTSNLPAEALLLFEQAAKVRSEILGESHPRSAISLGNRGRARLSVGRSQAAVADLEKALATLDSGLGEEHWLTAVVTSWRARSLRLTGDLDRARDSLAPAIRRLEASPSWSPVAEQIRIEWATQQLEMGDLAAAGKALEKALERLATTYGESHPWPTQVGLLLAETKATAAPEETRLLLAQIRRHWPPLWHSTHWRHSQRDAIESLTTKPGAAAPKGLIPKLEALTSNSDPSVAATGRRLLSRVSARYDSPRSSATRQIAR; from the coding sequence TGGTCGCGAGCCGCCGACGTGCTCGGCCGAGCCCTCGAGCTCCCCGCCGCCGAACGGGAGGCCTACCTCTCGGAGGCTTGCGGCGACGACCAGGCCCTGCGTCGCGAGGTCGAGCGCCTGTTACGGATCGACACCTCGGTGGCCGATGCCTACGACCGGCCGCTGTTCGATTTCCGCGCCGTCCCGGTGGCCCAAGACCCGGACCATATCGCCGGATTCGAGATCACCGCCAAGATCGGCGAGGGCGGCATGTCGACGGTCTTTCGTGGCGCCGCGATCGGTACCGAGGATCCCCGGCCGGTGGCGATCAAGGTGCTGCGCCAAGGGATGGCCACGGACGATCTGGTGCAGCGTTTCCGCCGCGAAGGAGCGATCCTCGCCGCCCTGCGCCACCCACACATCGTTGCCCTGCGCGGCGGCGGCATGCTCGAAGACGGCCGGCCCTACCTGGTGATGCCATTCATCGAGGGCCAACCGGTGGATGTCGCTTGCCGCTCCCTCGACCTCGACCAGCGACTGCGGCTGTTCGTGCGTATCTGCGATGCCGTGCAGTATGCCCACCGCAACCTGGTGGTTCATCGCGACCTCAAGCCATCGAACATTCTGGTCACCGCGAACGGCGAGCCCCAGCTGCTCGACTTCGGCATCTCGAAGCTGCTCGACCCAACGACGGATCGCGCCGTGACCCGCACCCGGGCCGACCTTCGCATGCTGACTCCGGCCTACGCGGCACCGGAGCAGATCGCCGGCGGACCGCTTTCCACCGCCTGCGATGTCTACGCCCTCGGAACCCTGCTCTACGAGCTGATCACCGACCGGCGTCCGTTCGCTGACGAATCCCTCGAGGAGCCTTCGGAAGGCGCCCTGCTGATGGCGAAGTGCGAGCGCGACCCGGTGCGGCCGAGCGACCGAGTCCCGGCCGCGCGGCGGGCCGAACGGCGGCGACTCCGTGGCGACCTCGACGCCATTGTCCTGCAGGCGATGGAACGAGATCCCGAGGATCGCTACCCGTCGGTGCAGCAGCTGGCGGACGACCTGCGCCGGAGCCTCGACCACCGGCCGGTGCGGGCGCGACCTGCCCGCTGGACCTACCGAGCCGGCAAGTTCCTGACCCGCCATCGCCTCGCCATCGCTCTGGCAGCCCTGGTTTGCGTCGTGCTCGGCGCGGTGGCCCTCGAGCGCGAACGCCAGCGCTCGAGGGCGGAGCAAGCGGTGCAGCGATCCGAACGGGTCAAGGGATTTCTCATCACCTTGCTCGAAGAGGCCGAGCCCCACCAGGGCTCCGGCCTCGATGTCCCTCTGCGTCAGGTCTTGGCCGGCAGCTCGCGACGCTTGACGGACCTCGCCGATGAGCCCGCCGTGCAGACCGAGCTAATGCAGCTCCTCGGGTCGATCTATCTGGGCTTGAACGAGCCGGAGCTGGCGTCACCGCTGTTGGAAGAGGGATGGGCAACCCGCCGTGCAGCCTTCGGCGCGAACCACCCGTCGACGGCGGAGAGCCACTGCGCCCTTGGGCGCCGCGATCTGCTCACCGGTGAGCTCGATCACGCCGAACAGCGCCTTCGACAAGCCATCGCAGGTCTTCGGCAGTCCAGCCCAAAGCACCGAACCGAGCTCGCCTACTGCCTCAACGAGCTGGCCAACGTCCACGAGCGCCGGTCCGACCTGGAGGCCGCCAACGAGGCCTACCGAGAAGCCTTCGACCTCGCATCCCGCGAGCTCGGCCCCGATGACAAGCAAACCTTGACCTACGGCATCAACCGGGCCCACCTGTTGACGCAGCGGGACCGGCACGACTCCGCCGAGAGTCTCCTCCTGGAGATGATCGACCAACTCGAAGGCGCCTCGATCGGCACCGTCATGCACGGCTTGGCGCTCTCCAATCTCGCAGTGTTGCGCTTTGAGAACGGCCGCCGGGAGGGCGCCGAGAAGTCCTTCCGCGAGGCTCTCGAGATCTACCGCCGAGTGCTCGGACCCTCCCATCCCAAAACCCTGGTCGCCCTCGCCAACCTGAGCACGGTGCTGCGCGATGCGGGCGACTTCGAAGAGGCCCGGGGACTGCTCGAGGAACGGCTCGAACTCGCCGGGGCCGGTGCGGGAGAGGCTTCCCCCGCCGTTGCCGACGCACTCGAGGATCTCGGCGCCTTCGAGCAGCGGCGAGGACGCCTGGAGGCGGCGCGAGAACACCTGACGAGAAGCCTGGAGCTCTACCGCCAGCATCATGGGGACGATCACCTGTCGGTCGCCCGAACCGCCAACAGCCTCGGCAGCGTGCTGCTGACCTCCAACCTTCCGGCAGAAGCGCTGCTCCTCTTCGAGCAGGCCGCGAAGGTGCGGTCCGAAATCCTCGGCGAGAGCCACCCGAGAAGCGCGATCAGCCTCGGCAATCGCGGCCGGGCCAGGCTATCCGTCGGCAGGAGCCAGGCCGCCGTCGCGGACCTCGAGAAAGCCCTCGCCACCCTCGACTCAGGGCTCGGAGAGGAGCATTGGCTCACCGCCGTGGTCACCTCCTGGCGAGCCCGCTCCCTCCGTCTGACGGGCGACCTCGACCGCGCCCGAGATTCTTTGGCGCCAGCCATCCGGCGGCTCGAGGCATCGCCCTCGTGGTCTCCGGTGGCGGAGCAGATCCGCATCGAGTGGGCGACTCAGCAGCTCGAGATGGGAGATCTCGCGGCCGCCGGAAAGGCCCTCGAGAAAGCCCTCGAACGCCTCGCGACGACCTATGGCGAGAGCCACCCCTGGCCAACCCAGGTCGGCTTGCTTCTCGCCGAGACAAAGGCGACGGCAGCTCCCGAGGAGACTCGCCTCCTTCTCGCCCAGATTCGCCGCCACTGGCCACCCCTGTGGCACTCCACCCACTGGCGACATTCACAGAGAGACGCCATCGAATCCCTGACGACGAAGCCGGGAGCGGCAGCCCCCAAGGGTCTGATCCCAAAGCTCGAAGCGCTGACCTCCAACTCCGACCCGTCGGTAGCCGCCACCGGGCGTCGACTGCTGTCACGGGTCAGCGCTCGCTACGACTCTCCGCGTTCATCGGCGACCCGCCAGATCGCTCGCTAG